A single window of Pyrus communis chromosome 10, drPyrComm1.1, whole genome shotgun sequence DNA harbors:
- the LOC137749042 gene encoding probable disease resistance protein At5g66890 produces MSVASVGMGTLRTAFQMLFDAVKSVQEETTMFKHLLGDIKSTLESLQPLFQEIEKYNSKERLKYFAVQMEKGADLVQKCSKVGVWGKCKYAKKLRQLEKSLRRVFDELKLQGVRDAREALISLRNIETAFSRIEKNLVMKRNQPETVKCSFAVPEPPSVTVGLDLPLKELKMKLLKDEKVSMLVLTAAGGCGKTTLAKKFCQDQEVKDTFKNNIFFVNVSKRPNLDLIVHELYQLKGSELPAFQNEFMAVNLLQQFLKKATDNPLLFVLDDVWSGSESLLDKFDQFKFSNYKILVTSRFAFPRFGSPYHLALLNDEDAMALFHHSASLEDESSYTSEDLSRKIMKRCKGWPLAIALVGRSLRGQPKEIWQKKILEWSKGSSILDTEKDLLACLQSSLDALDKEKTMIKECFLDLGSFPEDQRISAATLIDMWAELYGLDEEILTIANLHGLTTRSLANLVVTRHEKEADGYYTEHFVTQHDMLRELAIHQVIQDPIEQRKRLVINICGDNLPKWLTEQKYQASKARLLSISTDGAFSAKWPNMQVPEAEVLVLNFQTKNYALPQFVEKMDKLKVLIITNYGLSPAGLDNFELIGSLSNLKRIRLERISIPSISKVLKPWKSLQKISFFMCDIGQGFNDCSISISSAFPNLEEMNIDYCSDLIELPARLCDLSKLKKLSITNCHKLSALPEGIGKLENLEMLRLRSCTELSKLPTSMKNLGKVKFLDISDCFGIKVLPKDIGEMSSLRKINMRQCSRLQELPPSVMDLEQLEEVVCDEQTKYLWESFLSCLNNVRIIVAKENINLNWLQKTQF; encoded by the exons AGAGCGACTGAAATATTTTGCAGTACAAATGGAGAAGGGAGCAGATCTTGTTCAAAAGTGCAGCAAAGTTGGCGTGTGGGGAAAATGCAAATACGCCAAGAAGCTCCGTCAACTGGAAAAATCTCTTCGAAGAGTGTTTGATGAGCTCAAACTGCAGGGCGTAAGGGATGCGAGGGAGGCGTTGATTTCTCTCAGGAATATCGAGACGGCGTTCTCTCGAATAGAAAAGAATTTGGTGATGAAAAGAAATCAACCTGAAACGGTTAAATGTTCGTTTGCGGTGCCTGAACCCCCATCCGTTACAGTCGGGTTGGATTTACCGTTGAAGGAGTTGAAGATGAAGCTCCTTAAGGATGAAAAGGTCTCGATGCTTGTGCTGACTGCTGCTGGGGGATGTGGGAAAACAACCTTGGCTAAAAAGTTTTgtcaagatcaagaagtcaaag ATACATTCAAGAACAACATCTTCTTTGTCAATGTCTCGAAAAGGCCCAACTTGGACCTTATTGTACATGAACTGTATCAACTGAAGGGGTCCGAGCTGCCTGCTTTCCAAAACGAATTCATGGCAGTTAATTTGTTGCAACAATTTTTGAAGAAAGCAACAGACAATCCTCTGTTGTTTGTCCTGGATGACGTTTGGTCAGGCTCAGAGTCCCTTCTTGATAAGTTTGATCAattcaagttttcaaattaCAAGATTTTGGTCACATCAAGATTTGCATTTCCGAGATTTGGTTCTCCGTACCATTTGGCGTTATTGAATGATGAGGATGCAATGGCTCTTTTTCACCATTCAGCATCCTTGGAGGATGAGAGCTCTTATACCTCCGAAGATCTTTCGAGAAAG ATTATGAAGCGCTGTAAGGGATGGCCACTTGCCATTGCACTGGTCGGGAGGTCACTTCGTGGCCAGCCTAAAGAAATCTGGCAGAAAAAAATACTGGAATGGAGCAAAGGTTCTTCCATTCTTGATACTGAAAAGGATTTGCTTGCTTGCCTCCAGAGCAGCTTAGATGCCTTGGATAAAGAAAAGACTATGATCAAGGAGTGTTTCCTCGACCTAGGTTCATTTCCCGAGGACCAAAGAATCTCTGCTGCCACCCTCATTGACATGTGGGCGGAGTTATATGGTCTAGATGAAGAAATTCTGACCATTGCCAACCTTCACGGGCTCACCACCCGAAGTTTGGCGAATCTTGTTGTCACAAG GCATGAGAAGGAGGCGGATGGCTATTACACCGAACACTTCGTCACCCAGCATGACATGCTTAGGGAGTTGGCGATCCATCAGGTGATTCAAGACCCAATAGAACAGAGGAAAAGGCTAGTTATAAACATATGTGGGGACAACCTTCCTAAGTGGTTGACAGAACAAAAGTATCAAGCGTCCAAGGCTCGACTATTATCTATCTCAACAG ATGGAGCCTTCTCAGCAAAATGGCCAAACATGCAAGTACCCGAAGCAGAGGTTCTAGTTCTgaattttcaaacaaagaactaTGCCTTACCTCAGTTCGTGGAGAAAATGGATAAACTAAAGGTTCTAATAATAACAAATTACGGTCTGTCACCTGCTGGACTAGATAATTTTGAACTAATTGGTTCGTTATCAAATCTTAAGAGAATTAGATTAGAACGTATTTCAATTCCCTCCATAAGCAAGGTCCTCAAACCTTGGAAAAGTCTGCAAAAGATATCATTTTTCATGTGTGATATCGGTCAAGGTTTCAACGACTGTTCCATTTCAATCTCATCAGCATTCCCAAATCTAGAAGAAATGAACATCGACTATTGCAGTGATTTAATTGAATTGCCTGCCAGACTTTGTGATCTTAGTAAACTAAAGAAGCTAAGTATCACTAACTGTCATAAGCTATCTGCCTTGCCCGAAGGGATTGGAAAGTTGGAAAATTTAGAAATGCTGAGGCTAAGATCCTGCACAGAACTGTCGAAGCTTCCAACCTCAATGAAGAACCTTGGAAAGGTAAAATTTCTTGATATATCTGATTGCTTTGGCATAAAGGTGTTGCCCAAAGACATTGGTGAAATGAGTAGTTTAAGAAAGATCAATATGAGACAATGCTCAAGGTTGCAAGAGCTGCCTCCATCAGTCATGGATCTTGAGCAGTTAGAGGAAGTGGTCTGTGATGAACAGACAAAATATTTATGGGAATCTTTCTTGTCGTGTCTCAACAACGTAAGGATAATTGTGGCCAAAGAGAATATCAACCTAAATTGGCTCCAAAAGACTCAGTTCTGA
- the LOC137747836 gene encoding probable disease resistance protein At5g66900, whose translation MGQAFRNCSIKISDAWPGIEEMNIDYCHDLVELPAELYDLVDMKMHSITNCHKLSALPEEIGQLENFEVLRLRSCTDLVRLLVSIENLTKLCCLDMYNFFGIKKLTEGIGNMSGLRKINMGQCSRLEEFPLSVWDLHEQLEEVICDEEKEHLWESFLARDKIKVAKEKTNLNWLEKP comes from the coding sequence ATGGGTCAAGCTTTCCGCAATTGTTCCATCAAAATTTCAGATGCCTGGCCAGGTATAGAGGAAATGAATATAGACTATTGCCATGATTTGGTGGAACTGCCTGCCGAGCTCTATGATCTTGTTGATATGAAGATGCACAGTATCACCAACTGTCATAAGCTATCAGCCTTGCCTGAAGAGATCGGACAGCTGGAGAATTTTGAAGTATTGAGACTAAGGTCCTGTACAGACTTGGTAAGGCTTCTGGTCTCTATTGAGAACCTCACTAAGTTGTGCTGTCTTGACATGTATAATTTTTTCGGCATTAAGAAATTGACTGAAGGCATTGGTAATATGAGCGGTTTAAGAAAGATCAACATGGGACAATGCTCAAGATTGGAAGAGTTTCCTCTGTCAGTGTGGGATCTTCACGAGCAGTTAGAGGAAGTGATTTGTGATGAAGAGAAGGAACATTTGTGGGAATCCTTCTTAGCCAGAGACAAAATCAAGGTggcaaaagaaaaaaccaatctGAATTGGCTCGAAAAGCCTTAG